The Haladaptatus cibarius D43 genome window below encodes:
- a CDS encoding CheF family chemotaxis protein, with protein MSESEYKITDTRGKFLQAMKSGQKLKDAAWTSGRILLSNKRLILAGNEGKRTIPLSKIDGVTGRYDVNQSVASVSDYISLEFEGDVFLISSQMEIEEFEAKLYGAMLNQSMILVKHPAVKGGVVQNTDWERARVKVDVGEVGIAVASGVFIQVELDDVGQVDTAKRTVEGESRTVLEVEHSEGTTSVQTYISGKGRRCALLGSLLQKGEQQSKTGAELSETEKEVLMALYTGVSSFEIPDFLGMDVDRVEEIFERLIELDVLDEVRKRREVSLKTRGRNIASESISEK; from the coding sequence ATGAGCGAAAGCGAATACAAGATAACGGACACGCGGGGGAAGTTCCTCCAAGCGATGAAGAGTGGGCAGAAACTCAAAGATGCCGCTTGGACGAGCGGCCGCATTCTTCTCTCGAACAAGCGACTCATTCTCGCCGGAAACGAGGGAAAGCGAACAATCCCGCTCTCGAAAATCGACGGGGTAACGGGGCGCTACGACGTGAACCAGTCGGTCGCCAGCGTGTCCGATTACATCAGCCTCGAATTCGAGGGCGACGTCTTTTTGATTTCCTCGCAGATGGAGATCGAGGAGTTCGAGGCCAAACTGTACGGCGCGATGTTGAACCAGTCGATGATTCTGGTCAAACACCCTGCCGTGAAAGGCGGCGTGGTGCAAAACACAGACTGGGAGCGCGCCCGCGTTAAAGTCGATGTCGGCGAGGTCGGCATTGCCGTCGCCAGCGGCGTGTTCATTCAGGTCGAACTGGACGACGTCGGACAGGTCGATACCGCCAAGCGAACCGTCGAAGGCGAGAGCCGCACGGTTCTCGAAGTCGAACACTCGGAGGGAACGACGAGCGTGCAGACTTACATCTCCGGAAAGGGACGACGCTGTGCGCTCCTCGGGTCACTTCTTCAGAAGGGCGAACAACAGAGCAAAACCGGTGCCGAACTGTCCGAGACGGAAAAAGAGGTTCTGATGGCGCTTTACACCGGGGTTTCGTCGTTCGAAATTCCCGACTTCCTCGGAATGGACGTGGATAGGGTCGAGGAAATCTTCGAACGCCTCATCGAACTGGACGTGCTGGACGAGGTGCGAAAGCGCCGCGAGGTCAGTTTGAAGACTCGCGGGCGAAACATCGCCAGCGAGTCCATCAGCGAGAAGTAG
- a CDS encoding HEAT repeat domain-containing protein, translated as MTSLFTLEKEADAERLTTLLADSNTDTVRQRSAEILGDLDVPDDEVVESLTAAAQDDPDAGVRAAAIDALDQREAVEQLISAIVGEEISGSQAEWARAEALTDALSSDQPELRMAAANVLGRIGSRSSAQDLIQQLPDPDPRVRSRVARALGRLEDRRAVSALAKRRTDEVVEVRRETAEALGRMQGDEALSILLGMLNDPAETVRRIAAGSLGNFGSVKPLDALIGLLSDKSEAVRKAAVFSLIELLSNAPPEQSHELRETMVEKLSASDHRVVVSSLIDIIEQGSQAHQRRNATWLLGRVTGEHNRWAAIEALVSVLDDEDGMTSQFAVTSLATIGGESVETALLELLSDPEATTDAQAMAAFGLGKVGGERSRERLDSLVDTTDDEEVRKRAFSALSKLGGRA; from the coding sequence GTGACTTCGCTGTTCACCTTAGAAAAGGAGGCCGACGCCGAACGCCTCACGACGTTGCTCGCGGACAGCAACACGGACACGGTTCGACAGCGATCCGCGGAAATCCTCGGTGACTTGGACGTTCCTGACGACGAAGTTGTCGAATCGCTAACTGCCGCCGCGCAGGACGACCCCGATGCGGGCGTCCGTGCCGCGGCCATCGACGCGCTAGACCAGCGCGAAGCGGTCGAGCAACTCATCAGCGCGATTGTCGGCGAGGAAATAAGTGGCAGTCAAGCGGAGTGGGCACGGGCGGAGGCGCTTACGGATGCGCTTTCGTCCGACCAACCGGAACTCAGGATGGCCGCCGCGAACGTTCTCGGACGCATCGGCAGTCGGTCATCGGCCCAAGATCTCATTCAACAACTACCCGACCCTGATCCTCGGGTTCGTTCCCGGGTCGCTCGGGCGTTAGGTCGGCTCGAAGATCGACGAGCTGTTTCCGCGCTCGCTAAACGACGAACCGACGAAGTGGTCGAAGTTCGGCGCGAAACTGCGGAAGCGCTTGGACGAATGCAGGGTGACGAAGCGCTGTCCATCCTCCTCGGAATGTTGAACGACCCGGCGGAAACGGTTCGTCGAATCGCCGCCGGGTCGCTCGGTAATTTCGGGAGCGTGAAACCGTTAGACGCACTTATCGGACTGTTGAGCGACAAGTCAGAGGCGGTCAGAAAGGCGGCGGTGTTCTCGCTCATCGAACTGCTCTCTAACGCACCGCCGGAGCAGAGCCACGAACTTCGTGAGACGATGGTGGAAAAGCTAAGCGCCAGCGACCACCGAGTCGTGGTCAGTTCGCTCATCGACATCATCGAACAGGGTTCGCAAGCACACCAGCGACGAAATGCGACGTGGCTGCTCGGACGGGTTACGGGCGAGCACAACCGCTGGGCCGCGATAGAGGCACTCGTCAGCGTGCTGGACGACGAGGATGGCATGACTTCACAGTTCGCCGTGACGAGTCTGGCGACTATCGGTGGGGAGTCTGTCGAGACTGCTTTACTAGAACTGCTCTCCGACCCAGAAGCGACGACGGATGCACAGGCGATGGCCGCATTCGGCCTCGGGAAAGTCGGCGGCGAACGCTCCAGAGAACGACTCGACAGCCTCGTCGATACGACCGACGACGAGGAAGTCAGAAAGCGGGCGTTCTCGGCGCTGTCGAAGCTGGGTGGGCGAGCCTAA
- a CDS encoding ArsR/SmtB family transcription factor — translation MGSVELLRVLGNKYNAEILDATHTPKSAQELSEELGIPIATSYRRIEELTEANLLELTGREFSNEGRRTKVYRRDIEGISIGFSSEGIEVGVDERPEVENSLVDVWRDLKE, via the coding sequence ATGGGGTCTGTGGAACTGCTCCGAGTTCTCGGAAACAAGTACAACGCCGAGATACTCGACGCGACGCATACGCCGAAGTCCGCGCAGGAGTTGAGCGAGGAACTCGGCATCCCGATAGCGACGAGTTATCGCCGAATAGAGGAGTTGACCGAGGCGAATCTGCTCGAACTCACTGGCCGGGAGTTCTCCAACGAAGGACGTCGAACCAAAGTGTACCGTCGGGATATCGAGGGTATCTCGATTGGCTTTTCGAGCGAGGGTATCGAGGTCGGTGTCGATGAACGTCCCGAAGTCGAAAACTCGCTGGTCGATGTGTGGCGCGATTTAAAAGAATAA
- a CDS encoding CheF family chemotaxis protein, producing MSETVIADFVARFSLDTRETAEPIKGRIILSQKRLVLATSESKTTVPITAVFDVSVGHVPGDLEEFFQDTITVAYEGDDRRNTVVIEAQSDDHVARFKVLLFKAMLSGTPVMVKHPARVGGRVTGNEFQSGKLRIQPGKVEFLGVSRPFVVDLSGVTYFQKQDRDVGGTKRTVVAIRHTTDGQTMTSEFAVADDRKLNLLGRYLRLEYGEISQQAERINVTEQEMEALVAIYSGASSGNLAGTLGIDAGSAAMVLTEIEKKELVEEGSGGLSLTPPAKMIVSDRIEKVNT from the coding sequence ATGTCTGAAACAGTTATCGCCGATTTCGTCGCACGGTTCAGCCTCGACACGCGTGAAACAGCAGAGCCAATCAAGGGCCGAATCATCTTGAGCCAGAAACGGCTCGTGCTGGCAACCAGCGAGTCGAAGACGACAGTTCCGATCACCGCCGTCTTCGACGTTTCCGTCGGCCACGTCCCGGGTGATTTGGAGGAGTTCTTTCAGGACACCATCACCGTCGCCTACGAAGGAGACGATAGGCGAAACACCGTCGTCATCGAAGCCCAGAGCGATGACCACGTCGCCCGGTTCAAGGTGCTCCTGTTCAAGGCCATGCTAAGCGGCACGCCCGTCATGGTGAAACACCCCGCCCGCGTCGGCGGGCGCGTTACCGGCAACGAATTTCAATCCGGTAAACTCCGCATTCAACCCGGGAAAGTCGAGTTCCTCGGCGTTTCCCGACCTTTCGTCGTAGATCTCTCGGGCGTCACCTACTTTCAGAAACAAGACCGCGATGTCGGCGGTACGAAACGAACCGTCGTCGCCATCCGCCACACCACCGATGGCCAGACCATGACCTCCGAATTCGCCGTCGCCGACGACCGCAAACTGAACCTTCTCGGGCGCTATCTCCGCCTCGAATACGGTGAAATCTCCCAGCAGGCCGAACGTATCAACGTCACCGAACAGGAGATGGAAGCCCTCGTCGCCATCTACTCCGGCGCGAGCAGCGGGAATCTCGCGGGAACTCTCGGCATCGACGCCGGAAGCGCCGCGATGGTGCTCACCGAAATCGAAAAGAAAGAACTGGTGGAAGAGGGTTCCGGCGGGTTGTCGTTGACCCCACCTGCGAAGATGATTGTCAGCGACCGCATCGAGAAAGTCAACACGTAA
- a CDS encoding polysaccharide deacetylase family protein codes for MNAVVLSLDAELAWGYHDPSEIPDHVESARTSWSRLLALFDEFDVPATWAIVGHLFLDSCDGTHAGHATPTDDWFDHDPGGVAECHPRWFADGLIEDINDATATHEIACHSFSHVEYGDVRTSREIAVAETRTSLEIADDGGYDLESFVFPQNSVGHRDVLAAYGFTCYRGTRPELWYDKTRFRSLAKFIDRTVSRTGPPLVTPETDDYGLVNIPASMFLFGDDSRVRTLTKNVWDDPLIRSAKRGIDRAADADDGVFHLWMRPGNFTEERDFKRLRVVLEHLAMRRDEARVKVLTMGQIAGHLRDEDPTTTRTPIGPR; via the coding sequence ATGAACGCCGTCGTACTCTCTCTGGACGCCGAACTCGCGTGGGGGTACCACGACCCCTCCGAGATTCCTGACCACGTTGAGAGCGCGCGCACCTCGTGGTCACGACTCCTCGCGCTCTTCGACGAATTTGACGTCCCGGCTACGTGGGCCATCGTCGGCCATCTCTTTCTCGACTCGTGCGACGGAACCCATGCAGGCCACGCAACGCCGACGGACGACTGGTTCGACCACGACCCGGGTGGTGTCGCCGAGTGCCATCCGCGGTGGTTCGCGGACGGCCTCATCGAAGACATCAACGACGCAACCGCAACCCACGAAATCGCCTGTCATTCGTTTTCGCACGTCGAATACGGCGACGTGCGAACCAGCAGAGAAATCGCCGTCGCCGAGACGCGAACCAGCCTCGAAATCGCGGACGACGGCGGCTACGATTTGGAATCGTTCGTTTTCCCGCAGAACAGCGTCGGCCACCGGGACGTGCTCGCGGCCTACGGCTTCACGTGCTACCGTGGCACCAGACCCGAACTCTGGTACGACAAAACCCGGTTTCGGTCGTTGGCCAAGTTCATCGACCGAACTGTGAGCAGGACGGGGCCGCCACTCGTGACTCCGGAAACGGACGACTACGGACTGGTGAACATCCCTGCGTCGATGTTCCTGTTCGGCGACGACAGTCGCGTTCGAACCCTCACGAAGAACGTCTGGGACGATCCACTCATCCGCTCGGCGAAGCGCGGCATCGACCGCGCCGCGGATGCCGACGACGGTGTGTTCCACCTCTGGATGCGCCCCGGAAACTTCACCGAAGAGCGCGATTTCAAGCGCCTGCGCGTCGTCCTCGAACACCTCGCCATGCGCCGGGACGAGGCGCGAGTGAAAGTGCTGACGATGGGACAAATCGCGGGCCACCTCCGGGACGAAGACCCAACGACGACGCGAACCCCCATCGGCCCACGGTGA
- a CDS encoding archaellin/type IV pilin N-terminal domain-containing protein — MKDAIKERLDNRGQVGIGTLIVFIAMVLVAAIAAGVLINTAGFLQSKSEQTGQDSSAQVSNRVQVVSGFGTVNDSSGNEVVDQIDLTVMRGSGSDDINLSTATIEWIGPNTATTLVENDTATNSDFSVSDIKDQDGSVPVLNSQDDRFTISMDAAAISGSDGLGEGQTVELRLTTQYGAVTLYRANVPQSLSQESAVTV, encoded by the coding sequence ATGAAAGACGCAATCAAAGAACGCCTCGACAATCGAGGTCAAGTCGGTATCGGAACACTCATCGTGTTCATCGCAATGGTGCTGGTCGCCGCAATCGCCGCAGGCGTCCTCATCAACACGGCAGGGTTCCTCCAGTCGAAGTCCGAACAGACGGGTCAGGACAGCAGTGCCCAAGTCTCGAACCGCGTGCAGGTCGTCAGCGGCTTCGGTACCGTCAATGATAGTAGCGGCAATGAAGTCGTCGACCAAATCGATCTAACCGTCATGCGCGGTTCCGGTTCGGACGACATCAACCTCTCTACTGCCACTATCGAGTGGATCGGCCCGAACACAGCAACCACGCTAGTTGAGAACGACACGGCAACTAACAGCGACTTCAGTGTCTCCGACATCAAAGACCAGGACGGCTCCGTTCCTGTCCTCAACAGTCAGGACGACCGCTTCACTATCTCGATGGACGCAGCAGCCATCAGCGGCAGTGACGGACTCGGCGAGGGTCAGACGGTCGAACTCCGTCTCACCACCCAGTACGGTGCTGTGACGCTCTACCGCGCGAACGTTCCACAGTCGCTCTCCCAAGAGAGTGCTGTGACGGTCTAA
- a CDS encoding chemotaxis protein CheW, translating into MSKSVSELQVLVFKLENKNYCVDIGHIDEIVDRDELTKLPDSARHVEGVMDLRGTTTTIVNPKTVLGLPDSSTGDRVVVFETEDERSIGWVIDEVNQVVSVDEADVDDSVESKSVHGVIRQDDDFVIWVKPSEINV; encoded by the coding sequence ATGTCAAAATCCGTTTCAGAGCTACAAGTGCTCGTTTTTAAACTTGAGAACAAGAACTACTGTGTCGATATTGGACATATCGATGAAATCGTTGACAGGGACGAGTTGACGAAACTCCCCGACTCCGCACGACACGTCGAGGGCGTGATGGATCTCCGCGGCACGACGACCACCATCGTCAATCCGAAAACGGTGCTGGGGCTTCCCGACTCTAGTACGGGCGACCGCGTGGTCGTTTTCGAGACGGAAGACGAACGAAGTATCGGCTGGGTCATCGACGAAGTGAATCAGGTCGTGAGCGTGGACGAAGCGGACGTAGACGATTCCGTGGAAAGCAAATCGGTTCACGGCGTCATTCGTCAAGACGACGATTTCGTCATCTGGGTCAAACCATCGGAAATCAACGTCTGA
- a CDS encoding archaellin/type IV pilin N-terminal domain-containing protein codes for MKDAIQQRLNNRGQVGIGTLIVFIAMVLVAAIAAGVLINTAGFLQSKSEQTGQDSSAQVSNRVQVVSGFGNVTDAEDVDYINLTVMRGSGSDDINLSTATIEWIGPNKATTLVSGDINDVDSTDSTHFNVSDIKDQDGSAPVLNSQDDRFTISMNAGAIGGNNLGEGETVELKLTTQYGAVTLYRASIPQSLSQESAVTV; via the coding sequence ATGAAAGACGCAATTCAACAACGCCTCAACAACAGAGGTCAGGTCGGTATCGGAACACTCATCGTGTTCATCGCAATGGTGCTGGTCGCCGCAATCGCGGCCGGTGTCCTCATCAACACGGCTGGTTTCCTCCAGTCGAAGTCCGAACAGACGGGTCAGGACAGCAGTGCCCAAGTCTCGAACCGCGTGCAGGTCGTCAGCGGCTTCGGTAACGTTACGGACGCCGAAGACGTCGATTACATCAATCTTACCGTCATGCGCGGTTCCGGCTCTGATGATATCAACCTCTCTACTGCCACTATCGAGTGGATTGGACCGAACAAGGCAACTACGCTCGTTTCGGGAGACATCAATGACGTTGACAGCACAGACAGTACGCACTTCAACGTCTCCGACATCAAAGATCAGGACGGTTCCGCACCTGTCCTCAACAGTCAGGACGACCGCTTCACCATCTCGATGAATGCTGGCGCAATCGGTGGAAACAACCTCGGCGAGGGTGAGACGGTCGAGCTGAAACTCACGACCCAGTACGGTGCCGTGACGCTCTACCGCGCAAGCATCCCACAATCGCTCTCGCAGGAGAGCGCGGTGACGGTCTAA
- a CDS encoding methyl-accepting chemotaxis protein, translated as MQNAQVAHLNGLFSDTEATIAEAPTLGREHADANVPGSTFAATYGMAFETIIETAFERLDHRLGDGNDAVSDELGRAESELVDAIWAGVSGMQAGLDAYDANTVDSDPDDEEFDVDDEELLDGIGVPVFMICADSQVRAWNGAMEELTGVDTEQAAALDNVSEAFYADGRRGKTLAQKVLEAPENANEVFDIERASTELTLYEDEGTMVAQDGEEREITFTAKPIYEDGELMAVVETVTDRTEDIRRHESVTGLVEELGTTLTSMRNGDLSARADFTDEYDVVDDRLVSVVDQVNDMGERFQMLAMRVDEQATELADSVDRASGSAHTIEERVDEQTALLSIVATEMENFSASMQEVAASSDQVASAAEQAKAAADSGLDSSEGAREATDDVIEMSDDLVDTVTELESQMTEIEGVIEVIAEVADQTNLLALNANIEAARAGEAGSGFEVVADEVKELANETREHTEEIAGRIEDIQSQANETVVAVEESNQQVRYAGSEIEDALIALEEIADAVDEAATGVTEVAEANDEQAANVEQVMATVEDVRDTTEQVEEATSDIVGASMEQTAAISELADRVGDLTAGSNQ; from the coding sequence TTGCAAAACGCACAGGTCGCACACCTGAATGGGTTGTTTTCGGACACCGAAGCGACGATTGCCGAGGCACCTACCCTCGGGCGCGAACACGCCGATGCCAACGTTCCGGGTTCGACGTTTGCTGCCACGTATGGCATGGCGTTCGAGACGATTATCGAGACGGCATTCGAGCGTCTCGACCATCGCCTCGGCGACGGTAACGATGCGGTGTCCGACGAACTCGGACGAGCCGAGTCGGAACTGGTCGATGCGATTTGGGCAGGAGTTTCCGGCATGCAGGCAGGATTGGACGCATACGACGCCAACACGGTCGATAGTGACCCCGATGACGAGGAGTTCGACGTGGACGACGAGGAACTCTTAGACGGCATCGGTGTTCCTGTGTTTATGATTTGTGCTGACTCGCAGGTTCGAGCATGGAACGGGGCGATGGAGGAACTCACTGGAGTCGATACGGAACAAGCAGCCGCGCTCGACAACGTCAGCGAAGCGTTCTACGCCGATGGGCGACGAGGAAAAACCCTCGCGCAGAAAGTGCTCGAAGCACCCGAAAATGCCAACGAAGTGTTCGACATCGAGCGAGCGAGCACCGAGCTAACGCTCTACGAGGACGAGGGAACGATGGTCGCACAAGACGGCGAAGAGCGGGAAATCACGTTCACCGCGAAACCGATTTACGAAGACGGCGAACTCATGGCAGTCGTCGAAACGGTCACTGACCGAACCGAGGACATCCGGCGTCACGAAAGCGTAACCGGGCTGGTCGAGGAACTCGGGACGACGCTCACCTCGATGCGGAATGGCGACCTGTCCGCGCGTGCGGACTTCACCGACGAATACGATGTCGTGGATGACCGTCTCGTCTCTGTGGTTGACCAAGTCAACGACATGGGCGAACGGTTCCAAATGCTCGCCATGCGTGTCGATGAACAGGCTACCGAACTCGCCGATTCGGTTGACCGAGCATCCGGGTCTGCACACACCATCGAAGAGCGTGTGGACGAACAGACAGCCCTCCTTTCCATCGTCGCAACCGAGATGGAGAACTTCAGCGCGAGCATGCAGGAAGTCGCTGCGAGTTCCGACCAAGTCGCGTCCGCGGCGGAACAGGCGAAAGCGGCCGCCGACAGCGGTTTGGACTCAAGTGAAGGCGCACGCGAAGCGACTGACGACGTCATCGAAATGAGCGACGACCTCGTGGACACCGTAACTGAACTCGAATCGCAGATGACGGAAATCGAGGGCGTCATCGAAGTCATCGCGGAAGTCGCAGACCAGACGAACCTCCTCGCGCTGAACGCCAACATCGAGGCCGCCCGCGCGGGCGAGGCCGGAAGCGGGTTCGAAGTCGTCGCCGACGAGGTGAAAGAACTCGCCAACGAAACGCGCGAACACACCGAAGAAATTGCGGGCCGAATCGAGGACATCCAGTCGCAGGCCAACGAAACGGTCGTGGCTGTCGAGGAGTCCAATCAGCAAGTCCGATACGCGGGAAGCGAAATCGAGGACGCCCTCATCGCGCTCGAAGAAATCGCGGATGCAGTCGATGAAGCTGCAACCGGCGTGACCGAGGTTGCAGAGGCAAACGACGAACAGGCGGCGAACGTCGAACAGGTCATGGCAACCGTCGAGGACGTGCGCGATACGACCGAACAGGTTGAGGAAGCAACATCGGACATCGTCGGTGCCAGCATGGAACAGACCGCGGCAATCAGCGAACTCGCCGACCGAGTCGGTGATTTGACCGCCGGGTCGAACCAATAA
- a CDS encoding DUF7521 family protein, whose translation MQIIELLYGLFSFTITVAGLSMVGFAVRGYRRTSRPALFHLSVGFTCVVAASLATTISAFLFQFDGIRILLSVNYLLSSIGYLFIIFSIIRK comes from the coding sequence ATGCAAATAATCGAACTTCTGTACGGTCTGTTTAGCTTCACTATCACAGTCGCCGGTCTTTCGATGGTCGGATTCGCGGTGCGTGGCTATCGCCGAACGTCCCGTCCTGCGCTGTTTCATCTGTCCGTTGGATTTACTTGTGTCGTCGCGGCATCCCTCGCAACGACCATCAGCGCGTTCCTGTTCCAGTTCGACGGAATCCGTATCCTGCTGTCCGTCAACTACCTCCTTTCATCCATCGGATACCTGTTTATTATCTTCTCAATCATTAGAAAATGA
- the glmS gene encoding glutamine--fructose-6-phosphate transaminase (isomerizing), with the protein MCGIIGRVGETDDAVEELLVGLENLEYRGYDSAGLAVKNGRGPAVFKREGQISNLKDSLATEVPAGGLGIGHTRWSTHGPPTDANAHPHTDCSGRVAVVHNGIIENHDELRRELQKRGHTFQSDTDTEVIPHLVEEHLEDGVPPKQAFRRTVRRLSGSYAVAMLVDESDAIYATRSGSPLVLGVRDGKYFLASDVPAFLDFTDEVMFLDDGDVVVIEPGQHEITTLDGEAVERPTQIIDWDPEDAGKGGYDHYMLKEIHEQPTSLRQTLRGRADPATGDIALEDFPPGTFEGISRVQFVACGTSYHAGLVGSHFIGSRGLPAQTFLASEYAVSPPPVDENTLVVGVTQSGETADTLSALRRAEAGGARTLAVTNVVGSTAARECDDALFIRAGPEIGVAATKTFSSQVVSLSLLGERLVRDVVGRRSDDIQDVLSALADLPDHVQRILDYTKAHRVAKRYRDSESYFFIGRGSVFPVALEGALKFKEISYEHAEGFAAGELKHGPLALVTPATPVFAVFTGRHDRKTLSNVKEVEARGAPVVAVASETNEEIVQYADDVLTIPDTHPDVAGILANVQLQLLSYHAAAQLDRPIDKPRNLAKSVTVE; encoded by the coding sequence ATGTGTGGAATCATCGGTCGCGTCGGCGAAACGGACGACGCCGTGGAGGAACTTCTCGTCGGCCTCGAAAACTTGGAATATCGAGGGTACGATTCGGCGGGATTGGCGGTGAAAAACGGGCGTGGCCCAGCAGTGTTCAAGCGAGAAGGCCAGATTTCGAACCTCAAAGATTCGCTTGCGACTGAGGTTCCCGCCGGGGGACTCGGCATCGGCCACACCCGCTGGAGCACGCACGGGCCGCCGACCGACGCAAACGCACATCCGCATACGGACTGTTCCGGCCGCGTCGCGGTCGTTCACAACGGTATCATCGAGAATCACGACGAACTTCGGAGAGAACTGCAAAAACGCGGTCACACGTTCCAGAGTGACACCGACACCGAGGTCATTCCGCATCTGGTGGAAGAACACCTCGAGGACGGTGTCCCCCCCAAGCAAGCCTTCAGACGGACGGTTCGTCGGCTTTCGGGGAGCTACGCCGTCGCAATGTTAGTTGACGAGAGCGACGCAATCTACGCGACTCGTTCCGGCTCTCCCCTCGTGTTGGGTGTCCGGGACGGGAAATACTTCCTCGCCAGCGACGTGCCCGCGTTTTTGGATTTCACCGACGAGGTCATGTTCCTCGACGACGGCGACGTGGTCGTCATCGAACCGGGACAGCACGAAATCACGACGCTCGACGGAGAAGCGGTCGAACGCCCGACCCAGATTATCGACTGGGACCCGGAAGACGCCGGAAAAGGCGGCTACGACCACTACATGCTAAAGGAGATTCACGAACAGCCGACTTCGCTCCGGCAGACGCTTCGTGGTCGCGCAGACCCTGCGACCGGCGACATCGCTCTCGAAGACTTCCCGCCGGGAACGTTCGAGGGAATCAGTCGCGTTCAGTTCGTCGCCTGCGGAACGTCCTACCATGCGGGACTCGTCGGCAGCCACTTCATCGGCAGTCGCGGCCTTCCGGCACAAACGTTCCTCGCCAGCGAGTACGCCGTCTCCCCGCCGCCAGTGGACGAGAACACGCTCGTCGTCGGTGTCACCCAGAGCGGAGAAACGGCGGATACGCTTTCCGCACTGCGGCGCGCCGAGGCAGGCGGTGCGCGGACGCTCGCCGTCACGAACGTCGTCGGTTCGACGGCGGCGCGAGAATGTGACGACGCGCTGTTCATCCGGGCCGGGCCGGAAATCGGCGTTGCGGCGACGAAGACGTTCTCCTCGCAGGTCGTTTCGCTTTCCCTCCTCGGGGAGCGACTCGTCCGCGACGTAGTCGGACGGCGAAGCGACGACATACAGGACGTGCTGTCCGCACTGGCAGACCTGCCCGACCACGTCCAGCGGATTCTCGACTACACGAAGGCCCACCGAGTCGCAAAGCGGTACCGCGACTCCGAGTCGTACTTCTTCATCGGTCGCGGGTCGGTGTTTCCGGTCGCATTGGAAGGCGCGCTCAAATTCAAGGAGATTTCCTACGAACACGCCGAAGGCTTCGCGGCAGGGGAGCTGAAACACGGGCCGCTGGCGTTGGTAACGCCCGCAACACCCGTTTTCGCGGTTTTCACGGGGCGTCACGACCGGAAGACGTTGAGCAACGTGAAGGAAGTCGAAGCCCGCGGCGCGCCGGTCGTCGCGGTTGCCAGCGAAACCAACGAGGAAATCGTCCAGTACGCGGACGACGTATTGACCATACCCGACACGCATCCCGACGTTGCAGGGATTCTCGCCAACGTGCAACTGCAGTTGCTCTCGTACCACGCCGCGGCGCAACTCGACCGACCCATCGACAAGCCGCGTAATCTGGCGAAGAGCGTGACCGTCGAATGA
- a CDS encoding GrpB family protein — protein sequence MHEGDEITLEPDPVWTDRYEEERKRILNVSGKQLLGVFHVGSTAIPDLPGKPALDIISVFADYESMRATADALTEEDYKLEYDSQDSALVIQWGDHGAVFIKMHIQDDEKVRNQLLFREYLRETPEARRKYERVKRKAAAEHPHDQRAYTEAKADVVHSILEQARTRGYAERLPKYV from the coding sequence ATGCACGAGGGAGATGAAATAACGCTCGAACCAGACCCTGTTTGGACAGACCGCTATGAAGAAGAGCGAAAACGGATACTAAATGTTTCAGGGAAACAACTTCTCGGTGTCTTCCACGTCGGTAGTACTGCCATTCCTGACCTGCCGGGTAAACCTGCGCTGGACATAATTTCGGTTTTCGCTGATTATGAGTCCATGCGCGCGACAGCAGACGCGCTTACCGAGGAAGATTACAAACTCGAATACGACAGTCAAGACTCTGCATTGGTAATTCAGTGGGGTGACCATGGTGCTGTTTTCATCAAGATGCACATCCAAGACGATGAAAAAGTGCGCAACCAGCTCCTGTTTCGGGAGTATCTCCGTGAAACACCCGAAGCACGCCGGAAATACGAGCGCGTCAAACGGAAAGCCGCGGCGGAGCATCCCCACGACCAAAGAGCGTACACAGAAGCCAAGGCAGACGTGGTACATTCGATTTTGGAACAAGCGCGCACCCGAGGCTACGCTGAACGGCTTCCAAAATATGTCTGA